One genomic region from Uloborus diversus isolate 005 chromosome 2, Udiv.v.3.1, whole genome shotgun sequence encodes:
- the LOC129217762 gene encoding protein angel homolog 2-like isoform X1 — MATGFWGEDLVCRRVRQMARQGAIGVEELIRRKVCSLRQWKMTRFGNQQANGRRFEFTLMTYNILSQTAIENHRYLYRKCDSRFLDEDYRISQILPEILNSQSDVICLQEVEERLFEEKIRGKFHSNGFEGLFKKRTCKDDGCAILWRTQKFSLIDHENVEFAKKDHEILNRDNIGLIAVLKPKHPDTTRIKLHVATTHLLFNPRRGDIKLSQLRLLLAQLEKMALKKVGSDGQRTYHPVILCGDFNIAPHSPLYEFIDTGRLDVHNRMSGDLSGQSEGKNKGRRVTTWQLSLKSVGIDDAGRLESVNESSDSLSASKKLCTSNKQNISSKPSPSSPCSSEVTDGAQSGNNSNCVNLDPNWLASVKNPAWIAAFQSLNGVQAAKDSESVDFVSPSPCFYHDFHFVPAYKYHTDKEELPVTCMTGRDVNNVDHIFYNVTEKFSPRAYKEGRLKLLGVYSLMHEKDLLDIGGLPNASLGSDHIFLMAKFAISGYYQSEKTH; from the exons ATGGCAACTGGATTTTGGGGAGAGGATCTTGTCTGTCGAAGAG TGAGACAGATGGCACGACAGGGTGCCATCGGCGTAGAGGAGCTCATAAGGAGAAAGGTGTGCAGCCTTCGGCAGTGGAAGATGACCCGCTTTGGCAACCAACAAGCCAACGGCAGACGATTCGAGTTCACCCTCATGACGTACAACATACTCAGCCAGACAGCCATCGAGAATCATCGATATCTATACAGAAAATGCGATTCCCGTTTTCTAGACGAAGATTACCGCATTTCCCAGATCCTGCCAGAGATCCTGAACTCTCAAAGTGACGTCATATGTTTGCAGGAAGTGGAGGAGCGACTATTCGAGGAGAAGATCCGGGGAAAGTTCCACTCCAACGGGTTCGAAGGCCTTTTTAAGAAGAGGACCTGCAAGGACGATGGTTGTGCCATCCTATGGCGGACGCAGAAGTTCTCTCTTATAGACCACGAAAATGTAGAATTCGCTAAGAAAGATCACGAAATATTAAACAGGGACAATATCGGACTAATCGCTGTGCTCAAACCGAAGCATCCAGACACCACCAGAATCAAGTTGCACGTGGCAACAACCCACCTCTTGTTCAATCCAAGGAGGGGAGACATCAAACTAAGTCAGTTGCGCTTGTTGCTCGCTCAGTTGGAGAAAATGGCCCTGAAGAAAGTGGGCAGTGATGGACAACGGACGTACCATCCTGTTATTCTATGTGGAGATTTCAATATTGCACCCCATTCTCCTTTATATGAGTTCATCGACACTGGGAGGTTGGACGTTCACAATCGGATGTCTGGGGATTTGTCTGGCCAAAGCGAGGGAAAAAACAAGGGAAGGAGAGTAACTACGTGGCAACTGTCCTTGAAAAGTGTTGGAATCGATGACGCTGGCAGGCTTGAATCTGTGAATgaaagttcagacagtttatctGCTTCTAAAAAACTATGCACCTCAAACAAACAAAACATTTCCTCCAAACCTTCTCCGTCTAGTCCATGCAGCTCAGAAGTAACGGACGGTGCTCAATCTGGAAATAACAGCAACTGTGTAAATTTAGATCCAAATTGGCTGGCTTCTGTCAAAAATCCTGCTTGGATCGCAGCTTTCCAGTCATTGAACGGTGTCCAAGCAGCCAAAGATAGCGAATCCGTGGACTTCGTCAGCCCTTCACCTTGCTTTTATCATGACTTTCACTTTGTCCCTGCTTACAAGTACCACACTGACAAAGAGGAACTTCCAGTCACCTGCATGACGGGAAGAGATGTGAATAACGTGGACCACATCTTCTACAACGTGACGGAAAAGTTCAGTCCACGAGCCTACAAAGAGGGTCGGTTGAAACTGCTTGGAGTTTACTCGTTGATGCACGAGAAAGACCTCTTAGATATAGGAGGATTGCCCAATGCATCCTTGGGCTCTGATCACATATTCCTGATGGCTAAATTCGCCATTTCGGGGTATTATCAGTCGGAAAAAACTCACtag
- the LOC129217762 gene encoding protein angel homolog 2-like isoform X2 — MARQGAIGVEELIRRKVCSLRQWKMTRFGNQQANGRRFEFTLMTYNILSQTAIENHRYLYRKCDSRFLDEDYRISQILPEILNSQSDVICLQEVEERLFEEKIRGKFHSNGFEGLFKKRTCKDDGCAILWRTQKFSLIDHENVEFAKKDHEILNRDNIGLIAVLKPKHPDTTRIKLHVATTHLLFNPRRGDIKLSQLRLLLAQLEKMALKKVGSDGQRTYHPVILCGDFNIAPHSPLYEFIDTGRLDVHNRMSGDLSGQSEGKNKGRRVTTWQLSLKSVGIDDAGRLESVNESSDSLSASKKLCTSNKQNISSKPSPSSPCSSEVTDGAQSGNNSNCVNLDPNWLASVKNPAWIAAFQSLNGVQAAKDSESVDFVSPSPCFYHDFHFVPAYKYHTDKEELPVTCMTGRDVNNVDHIFYNVTEKFSPRAYKEGRLKLLGVYSLMHEKDLLDIGGLPNASLGSDHIFLMAKFAISGYYQSEKTH, encoded by the coding sequence ATGGCACGACAGGGTGCCATCGGCGTAGAGGAGCTCATAAGGAGAAAGGTGTGCAGCCTTCGGCAGTGGAAGATGACCCGCTTTGGCAACCAACAAGCCAACGGCAGACGATTCGAGTTCACCCTCATGACGTACAACATACTCAGCCAGACAGCCATCGAGAATCATCGATATCTATACAGAAAATGCGATTCCCGTTTTCTAGACGAAGATTACCGCATTTCCCAGATCCTGCCAGAGATCCTGAACTCTCAAAGTGACGTCATATGTTTGCAGGAAGTGGAGGAGCGACTATTCGAGGAGAAGATCCGGGGAAAGTTCCACTCCAACGGGTTCGAAGGCCTTTTTAAGAAGAGGACCTGCAAGGACGATGGTTGTGCCATCCTATGGCGGACGCAGAAGTTCTCTCTTATAGACCACGAAAATGTAGAATTCGCTAAGAAAGATCACGAAATATTAAACAGGGACAATATCGGACTAATCGCTGTGCTCAAACCGAAGCATCCAGACACCACCAGAATCAAGTTGCACGTGGCAACAACCCACCTCTTGTTCAATCCAAGGAGGGGAGACATCAAACTAAGTCAGTTGCGCTTGTTGCTCGCTCAGTTGGAGAAAATGGCCCTGAAGAAAGTGGGCAGTGATGGACAACGGACGTACCATCCTGTTATTCTATGTGGAGATTTCAATATTGCACCCCATTCTCCTTTATATGAGTTCATCGACACTGGGAGGTTGGACGTTCACAATCGGATGTCTGGGGATTTGTCTGGCCAAAGCGAGGGAAAAAACAAGGGAAGGAGAGTAACTACGTGGCAACTGTCCTTGAAAAGTGTTGGAATCGATGACGCTGGCAGGCTTGAATCTGTGAATgaaagttcagacagtttatctGCTTCTAAAAAACTATGCACCTCAAACAAACAAAACATTTCCTCCAAACCTTCTCCGTCTAGTCCATGCAGCTCAGAAGTAACGGACGGTGCTCAATCTGGAAATAACAGCAACTGTGTAAATTTAGATCCAAATTGGCTGGCTTCTGTCAAAAATCCTGCTTGGATCGCAGCTTTCCAGTCATTGAACGGTGTCCAAGCAGCCAAAGATAGCGAATCCGTGGACTTCGTCAGCCCTTCACCTTGCTTTTATCATGACTTTCACTTTGTCCCTGCTTACAAGTACCACACTGACAAAGAGGAACTTCCAGTCACCTGCATGACGGGAAGAGATGTGAATAACGTGGACCACATCTTCTACAACGTGACGGAAAAGTTCAGTCCACGAGCCTACAAAGAGGGTCGGTTGAAACTGCTTGGAGTTTACTCGTTGATGCACGAGAAAGACCTCTTAGATATAGGAGGATTGCCCAATGCATCCTTGGGCTCTGATCACATATTCCTGATGGCTAAATTCGCCATTTCGGGGTATTATCAGTCGGAAAAAACTCACtag